The region GAACTCAATTTGTCATCTGACCCAGACAAAATCGCACGGAACAAAAACTCACCCGTCGTCTTTTACTGGCAACTCACTTGAAGCGTTTGattctttctgttctttctctctttctccttctgcatGAAAGGGAGATTAGTCACCTTTTAACTGAACTGAGAAACACGAGCTAGAACTTTGgaggaaaaagagaataaaaaaaaaaaaatgcgcTGACCTTGAGTACCGCAGGTACTTCTGAGAAGATGAGAAATGACCTGATTGGGACAGGAGTCCTCACGCTTTCATTTGGGGGTTTTACCGGAATGGCTTTTGTTTTATGCCTTTTTCATGGAGGCCCGAATTTCTATTTTAAGGCCCGTTCTGTTGACCTTTCCCTCTTTGAATGCCTCTCCCTCCCATGTTCTGTGTGCTGTAATTTCAGCTGCAGTTTGTGAAGCAATAAATGTAATTAGTATCGTATTTCAGACGGAGCGCAGCGGAGCAGAATGACGGGAGGCAGTACCAGGCCGTGAGCGTCCCCCGTGTCGCGCCGTCTCCTCGCTGTCCCGTCCCCTTAAGTTCTGCTGGCTGAGTGGATGTCTGATTCTGTGTCTCCGCATTCACCCTCCCTGCTCATGCTCTTCCATAATGGCAGACTAGAAAAGGTCAGGCAGGCAGGAGCTACTAATCTATCACagactccctctccctctttctctccctctccctctctcgccatctccttcactttctctctctcccgctctacCCAAAACCTTTACCTCTCTGTGCAGTGGAACACTGCTAGATTGCGTGTCAGACTGGGACATGGACGCACATTCAAATGAAAGGTTATacgtacatgcacgcacacaaacgcgtcacacacacacaaacaaccaagcTGCTATTATATCGTTTCTAAACTGTAAAATGGTGACATATTAAGATGCAGCAGAAACTGCAGTTTGTGTAATTTCCTGTTCTTCTTCTGTTGAACCCAGTTCATACCTGTGATAGGGCACCTttcccgagagagagagagagagagagagagagagagagagagagagagagagagagagaatacaatTTTCAAAGTAGAACAGCCATCTTGGACTCCTGGGCCATTTTCTTTGAGGATAATGAAAAAAAGTCTCTCCCTAAATGGGACTTCATCATTACCCTaccccatccctccatccttccatctctctgcagctccgctcctgctctgcctctctctctgcgaCCGCTCCATACGGCTCAGCAGGCACAGGGAAAATTAAGTATCATTTACCATCTTGTGCTCTCTACAGGAAGGGAAAAAGAAGCCCCGCttgttattgtgttgtgtggggTGATATTAGTAACATCACCCCAGAGGACGGCTCTTAATTATCCTCTGCCAAAGTGATACAGCTTACAAGACTCCCTGGATTAGAGACTCAACCTTTGATCCACATTTTAATTTCCCAAGAAACAGGAGACAAGGGGGGGAAACCcaggcatatacacacacacacacacacagagtgtgttttAAAGGGTATAACGACATTCATGCAGTGATGATTAGGCCTTTTAGAAAAGCACACATCGGACTGGTCCGAACATTGATTGAATTAACTGACTTTAAACAAACATCGATGACCTCTTCACGCCATGAGGAGCTaagtggggtttgtgtgtgtatttacactgtgGTGAAGACTTCCTTACACTGTAGATGGGCCTTTTCTAGCTGCGAGGTACTCCGTAATATCACTCCCGCATAAACCGGACCCGTTGCTAATTAGCCATGATTTGTGACTTGTAAAATGCCGTCTGGAGTGTGTGCAGCGTGTGTGAAGTCTTTCCCACTTTGTTTCACTGCTTAAATCGAGGCGTAGATAACAGCTTTCTGGCAGCGCGGGCTTCTCTGTTACATTTCCTCCTGCTGAGGACAAGGGCGGATCACTGGGCATAAAACTGCACAGCACCACACTAAACAGAACATCACACTAGTATGCCATTCATACTTTTTCCCAGCCTAACATGATACTAACTACGTAGCGTGCCAAACGCACAAGATATTTGTTAATGCACCAACAGTACCTTTATATGTAGCATGAGGTGATGGATGTAAGAATGGTCCACAGCTCCACCTGGTGGCCAGTAGCTTTAACACACCCCATTGATTAAAATCACAGTTCCAGCACATTGGACATTAGCCAGCACTCATGCCCAACTAACAGGacaaaagcccccccccccccccccggagatTCACACCCTGGACGAGGAAACTGTCATACACCACATAGACAAAAGTATTTGGACACAACACCCACAGTCCCGGTCTAAATCCACAGGCATTGCTATGGTGTCGGTCTGTAGCTATAACAGCTTTGATCTTCTGGAAGGCTTACTGCAGGACATTGGAGTGTGTCTGGGGTAATTTTTCCAGTTCATCCAGacgagcatttgtgaggtcagactgACGTTGGACGAGAGGGCCCAGCTCACAATTGTCGTTCTGGTTCATCTCAAAGGTGTTCTGGGGGGCAGAGGTCCGAGCTGAGGTCCAGGATGTGTGTGGTCCACTCTTTACGCTggcagtcatgctggaacagaaaagggccttcCGCAAACTGCTCCCACACAGTTGGAAGCATACAATTATCCAGAATGGCATTACATTTTCCCTTCcctggaactaaggggctggGCCCAACCCTTGGAAAAACAAGCCCATATCATTATCCCTCGTtcaccaaactttacagttggCACAACGCAGTCAGAGAGGTAAACGTTCTCCTGGCATAAGCCAAACCCAGACTGGTCCGTCATACTGGCAGGTAGAGAAGTCtgattcatcactccacagCACACGTTTCCACCGCTCGAGTCCAGTGGCAGCgagctttacaccactccacaccGAAGCTCGGTGTTGTGCtcggtgatgtaaggcttgcgTGGAGCTGCTCAGAAGCTCCAGGCACACAGCGGTTTTTGCTGACGTTGACGCCAGAAGAGGTTTGGAACTGCGCAGTTATTGAATCAGCAGAGCGTCGGCGAGTTTCACACATGCCAATGCACCTCTGCACTCGCCGACCCCGCACTGGAACTTTACATGGTCTGTCACTTTCTGAAGTTGTGGTTCTAAAAAGCTCTCACTTTTCAATAGTACCACTCTCACTGAATTGTGGAATACCCAGGATTGAAGCAATTTCACAAAGAGACTTGTTGCAACGGTAGCATCCTTTTCCAGTAGCAGGCTGGGGCTCTTTCCACATCTTTACAAATCTttcacaaacatttgtaaaggcAGATTACACAGGAGGGCGCTTGAGTTTACACAACTGATCTCAATGACCGAGATGTGTGTCCCAGCACTTTTTCCAAATAGTGTACCGTGGGAAGCTGTAGTTAGCCTGCAGCTTGCCTGGACATCTTTGTATGTGCAGCCTACACTGTGACCACATgccaggagaaaaaaaaaacagaaaacctcTCCACTGGCTCTCAGTTAAGCACAGACTACAagttttattgttcatttttaaaacatcataattGAGCGATTCAGTACATTAATAATCTCATCAGAGCTGTagccataaataaatatttgctgttTCACGCTCCAAATGAACATCTACAGGGCGCCCTGCTCCCAGGGAATGCTCTTCCTCTCAGAGTAGAATCAGCCAAAACTACGCCAGCTTTTTAAAAGATGTCTGGAAGACTTTTTCTGGTTTAGGAGGGGGTGGTTTAAAACCTTGTGAGGTGGGGAAAGAAGTTCTGCGCTGATTGTAGAGACACTGCAGCTAGATATGGACCCTGCTGGGGAGGGCAAAGCAAGACAAAAGCACAAAGTACACGcccatctgtgtgtgagcgagtgaatGAACACACCATTGCATTATCTGTTCATAGAGTCAGGGAAACATCTGGGGGAAAACTTGCACCTCCCTTCATATTTCAGGCCTGTGGGCTGAAGTAACCTGCTGTCCATCCAGACCCTCACATCAGCTGCTGGAATCCACTGGAGTTCCGCTGATGGACCTACAGAGGGAAAACTGGCAGGCCTTGTAGGTTCACACAGGACGTTCATGTGGCCACAGTTccattttggggggggggggcgctggTCCCACTGGTGGAGAGAGTCCGATACCAACACCCAGTGAAGAAAACCTACTTAACTTTGGTTGTTGGTTAACATGACATCACATTGCCCACTTCtagtattgtttatttttatacattagttttactttatttaaaacagcatAACATCAAAGACATGAGACATAATGACAAAGACATTTATTTCAAGCAATGATACAGAAGCATGTATTTCTGGTATCACTGGACACCTGCAAAGCTCACCAGTGAAATTTACTCCTGTGGAAACAGTGACCAGCCAGCATAGTGCAGCAGGGAAAACACCCAGCGTGcaatacaacaaacaaaaacaccaggaACTAAAGGCCTTCAGAACATGTGAAGTCAACAGGAACTGAGCCAGTTTAAAGACTGATCAGACAAATCTGCTGCAAGTACAAAGAAGGGTAGATCACTACACCCCAAGTGTTTAGCTGCATGACAGTTCTCTACAAAACAGATACAAATGtgaaacacaccacagaaaGGAGATGACTACACCCGTTTTTCGTTCAAGCATTTTTCATATTAATGCGTCCAGCATTACTCTGCATTAAACAGGTGTCTAAATTACTTCTGAACAGTGATGCAGAAATGGAGTGCATTTCATTACGCAACTCGTTACCCACATGCTGGACACTACTAGAGAGTAGTCTGCGCCCCAACCGCAGATGTCCACTTCCATAATCTCACCAGGTGGTGGCACTGCATTCGAAAGGatacagcaaaacattttaagacaGCCAGTCTTTAGAAAATTACTTTTACTGGGCCTATTCTGACAGTTAACATTAATTTTAAGGATTCATAATTTTCTTCTATGGCACTGAAACTCCATTACAACCACTAATGTATTCCAGTAATCCGTGTACATCATACACAaggaacagacacaaacatcacGTGTCAGTTTGTCTACGAGCTTTATTGGTACTTCACAATGCATCCCACAGACAGTCTTCAGCGCACAGTTCAACAACACATACAATCAATCACTTGCACCATTTCAGACACTCGGTCCACACCAAAGACGGGAGGGTTGGGTAAACATATGGCCGCCTGCGAGTTACGAAGTGACAGAACGCAGCAAACGCCCTTACGTGCCTCCACGTGGCCCGTTTCACTGGACAGCTAAAATCGCCAACAGAAATACTGCTGAAACATGATGTAACATAAGCCTTTTGAAGAAGAACTAAGATCCAAGCATGCCCCAACTCCATGATGAGATACTACCGAAAACTAGAAGCCTGGTTCACGTGACTGAACTGGTCACGTAACACAGCATTTGCTCATTCAGGCCTAACACAAACTCAAAAGCTAAAATCAAGACTGTGGTGAAACATTTTGCtcctttttaaagaacaaacacgaacacacacacacacacacacacacacacacacacacacacacacacacacacacacacacacacacacacacacacacacacacacacacacacacacacacacacacacacacccttcacttAACAGAAGGCTTCACGTACAGCTCTGCTTCCATCGTCTCCATGGTGACCCTTGGCATTTCACATTCCTGAACTCTCATTCCCGaatgtttaattaaacacaaCGCACTGGAACTATTGTGAAAGACAGTGATTTGGCTCATGGGGTTGTTAAGGTAATGGACGGAGGTTTTTAGCTGTAAAGCTACAGGGGTGGGGAAGGAGCGTGAGGGATGGGGTCATACAACGCAATGTCTGAGGCATTATTCCAAAACTAAGTAGTCTCCAACCCAAAAACTCATTTTCAAAGTCATTTCCTATTTCACCTGCATACACTTCAGTCATTCACTCTGTAGTGCTCATTCTGACTTTATTCCTTCTTGGGCTTGGTGCCGGGCATCATGGCTTGGACCCTGCCAACAGAGAGGGCACTTCATCAGCATGGGTGGCAGTCACCAGGCCACGCGCCGTAAACAACACGCAGACAGTCAAAGGAGGACCAAACAACTGAAGCCCAGCGACATCCAGACAGAAGCTGAAGCTTAAGGGTCTCTCGCACCCACACCAACAAAGTTCTGGAACTGGTGCCGGTCCCTGCCAACTAGCGAACCTTTAAGAACGGATCCACGTTTCCAACGGTTACATGGACGTGAGCGTTTCAGCATCGGGAAACATTTTAGAAGACTGTGTAAACTACATGGTGGAAGACACTTTTCTTCTGCAAATGTTGCTTCTTCTTTcaggtttatttaaaacagcCGAGAATcaacttttttaaaagctttttccACAGACCACTGAAGACTCGCTGCAGTTCTCACGTTTTTAGCTGTAAACAGCAGTAAGGCGTGTAAACAACTGTACGAGGTGACAGCAGGACCCCACCAGGTGCAGAACAGGTTCAGTGGTTTCAGGCCAGAACAGCACTGCcctttctgtggttttgttatGGAAAAGCATGGCACTGTTGGGGATTTTGGCACCAGCTCCAGGGCAGTGGAACGCGTCAGCAGAGTCGGCTTACACACAACGTATACTTACTTTTTCATGACCTCTTTAATTTGGTTGTTCACCAGTCCATAGTAGTGATCAATCTGCGTCtggaaagagaacagaaatTACCCACCACGGCAGATCAATCACTGAATCGGATCAATTTCTGAGTCTAAACACACATTAAAGCCACAATCAGGAATATGACAGCAACAATCCTCTGAATTGCTGGAGGAGCAGATCACTGAGATAAACGCCACGGCCATCGGCGGTCCGACAACACCGcgaataaaagaaaaatctctTCCTTTCTGCCCCAGAGCTGAGCAGATAAAGTTTAGGGAAGAGTTTTGTCCGCATCTCTCACAGCAAAACAggttaatgtaaaaaaaaaagaaagaaacaaagccTCAGACTGACTAAAAGGAacaagaacagagacagaagcGCCTTAATgcaccaccacaccacctctCTCATCGCCACAGGAAAGGGCTTGGTAAGATGGATTAGTCAAGAGGTGGAAACCTTTATCCCCAGATAAGATGGATAcgcttttttatttcttctataTATAAAAAGGTTTGTATGTCCATTCGCTATACCAATGTCAGTCATACTTCAGGGATTAAAAAAGAGGGAATTAAACCTACCTGGTGTTTCTCATAGATTACTGGCCAACTGAAAGCTGCAACATGcactgggggggagggggttgagagacagacagagtatCAGCATCTGAACTTTGTAAAAATCTTTGAATTCACCTGTAATTATAACTTATcccacattaaaataaatgtatattatagTTAACTTATTtatacaattttaataatattacaactattaacaataataaaccTGATAATATGCCATGATCAGCACTGTTTGTGCATTCCTGCAACTGTTCAAAGTGGAAATGGCAAGATCAAATGTAAGAGCAAGACAGCACGAGAGTTTAAACAGGCAGCCGTCCATGGTGCCCTGTGTGAGGAAGACCCTGGCAATTCCCACTGCAATTCCCACGGCTTTGTCCCAACTGCTGAAAAACAGCAACTTCTCTTGGGAAAGTAAAACACTATCTGACCAAATCATGAGTAAGCACAAGTAAGCTGAGTTTTGGACAGTAAAGCCAAGACTGAAATCTTTTAGCAAACGTAATGAATGTAATTTAGTTACAAAAATATCAATTGATCGACACCCTAACTGAACTGATTTTGGTTTGCAATCTTTATTTTCGTTAGACACAAGCGCATCAGCAGTGCAAACGGCCTTTAGCAGGCGTGGCCCAGGTCAGCGTGAGACACTGGGGAGATGCGGGAGTTTGACTTACCAATAATGAGGATAGTGAGGCCATTGAACAAGGAGCCCACATAGGTCAGGATCCACATCAGCACTGCAaactgcagagaaaaaaagaaacgccACTTTACCAAACCCATCAGCCACTGTCTATCACCCCACTGTAGCTCAAAGTGTATAAAATCTATTCTGAATATATAAATACTGCATTCAAACATCTCTATTAGATGACTTCTCATAAAAAGCATAATGCTGTTTCAGTAGAGTAGTGCGTTAGGTAGTGGGAAGGTAAGTGGGAAATAGGAGATGAATTTAAACGTTTCAGAGGAGACCAGCTGTTGTGCTATGCTACACAGCCTGTAAACTGCTGAATGCTCATGTGCCCCGCCAAATGGACCCGTCACTCAGAAGGCCACCCCGAGCGCTGGCTGGCATGGGCCCTGGGGGACCCTGGTGGGGTTAGCGCCCCTGTACATGCACGGCACCAGGGAACCGGAGCCAGGCCAGCGCAGGGAGCGTAACCCTACCCCAGCCTCCCACAGCCCTTACACGGACACCTCTCACCACCAGGTTTGGAGGTGCTgacttaacactaacactgcaggACTTTTCCATTACCCCAGGAACATAACATCCAGAGCATTTACTTGGATCTTTCCAGTGATCTGAAATGAAGGAATGAACTTTAAATCTAGGCTCATAGTGATTTAACAGGCTTTGAGTGAAGCAGGTAGTGTGAGCCCCATGTCCCAAACAGACTGCTCAGGACTGCAAAGCAAAACGATTTATAACTACAGCTTTTAGAGTTAAATGCATTCACCTTCATACTTTAAACATAAACCAACTCATTCAGGGGCACCAATATGCATAAAGCAATAAGAACCAACTCCCTTCCATTCTTGAAGACTATGAAACATCCCAGCCtgaacaaaaaaattaaatgaaattaacaaaatagagtacaaacacatgaacactgttcacacacacacacaaccagacatTTGAGTTAAACTGCATGTTTGGCATGGTAACCCACAGCAGTCAAATCTTCAAGTTTTAATTTACAGAATTAAGATGAttattttatccaaagcaacttacaattctgactgaaaacaatttgagtaattgagggttaatggtcttgctcaggggcccaacagtggcaacttggcagtggtgggacttgaactggcaaccttctgattactagtcgagtaccttaaccaatgagccACCACTGCTAAATGGTGATCAATGaaagcagtcacacacacaggcacgcacatgcAGAGCCTTGGCACAGTCTCTATCCCAAATTCATTTGTCTACGCTGCTGCACCTCTGCCTTCCCATGCAGGGGTGCCCCATCCCCTCCACACTCGCTCTGGTTTCTCATATATAACATCCAGCACTGACCACGAAGAAACTGAACTCAATGAAAACAtatgaaaaagtgtgtgtgtgtgtgtgtgtgtgcacgcacgtgtgtgtgtgtgtgtgtgtcatcagatTACCTTATACTGCCTGATCTGGCTAAAAATAAGGCATAAACCTTGACCTTCACACAGACAACACCCTTCAAAATTCTTTGCATGGTGACAGTCTTCACCCTATACCAGAGTAGGAGGgctaaacacaaaaaataaaccGAGCTGAAGTGAAGGGCAAAGCCAGCCATGTTTACAGGGCAAGACTGGTAAAACCGACAGGCTCTGGTCACAGACCAGGATCCGTATATGCGTGTTTGTCCCACCTTCAGAGAGTCCACCAGATCTTCCACCAGGAAGAGGCGCCTCAGTTCCTTCACGGCAGCATTGACGTGCTCCAGTGTAGCGTCAGCGTAGTTCTGCACCGTCTCAGCAGGTACCGTGACGTCCTGATCCAGGTACATCCTTCAGGAGAGGAAGCAGACGCAGGATGGGTCAGAACCACCGAGGCACTGCGGGGATCCGGCTGCACCGGACGTTTAAACACGAGCGCTTGTGTGGAAGTGGCTGTTAGTGATGG is a window of Electrophorus electricus isolate fEleEle1 chromosome 3, fEleEle1.pri, whole genome shotgun sequence DNA encoding:
- the rtn4a gene encoding reticulon-4a isoform X2 is translated as MDAKHWKDQVVDLLYWRDLQRTGVVFGASLFLLLALNACSIISVLSYISLALLSVTISFRIYKGILQAVQKSEDGHPFKMYLDQDVTVPAETVQNYADATLEHVNAAVKELRRLFLVEDLVDSLKFAVLMWILTYVGSLFNGLTILIIVHVAAFSWPVIYEKHQTQIDHYYGLVNNQIKEVMKKVQAMMPGTKPKKE
- the rtn4a gene encoding reticulon-4a isoform X3, whose product is MVSREVVDLLYWRDLQRTGVVFGASLFLLLALNACSIISVLSYISLALLSVTISFRIYKGILQAVQKSEDGHPFKMYLDQDVTVPAETVQNYADATLEHVNAAVKELRRLFLVEDLVDSLKFAVLMWILTYVGSLFNGLTILIIVHVAAFSWPVIYEKHQTQIDHYYGLVNNQIKEVMKKVQAMMPGTKPKKE